The Saccharomonospora cyanea NA-134 genome includes a region encoding these proteins:
- a CDS encoding DUF418 domain-containing protein — protein sequence MNDGRHNTATPGGQRIDALDLARGVAILGTLGTNIWIFTDPRGAFGWVSTDAGEDSGVVGTLLLTLSNGKFLALLSILFGVGLELQYRSALRRGRRWPGRYLLRATLLLFEGLVHYLLIFEFDVLTGYALVSVHVAFLVSRSDRMRRGWLALAGVVHVALVGLLTLAAHAGQLSLSAEDTDTGRHLYGSASWAEQVVARIEEAAYFRSELVIIIPLSTMLFLAGIEVLRAGTFEDSERGARVRRRMLVAGVGVGLPLNLVTAFAGPEWFFVDRYLLPPIVAFGLLAAVVEIARRSRGGGVLRRGLVATGRAAMSCYVFQNLVCSVLCYGWGFGLATALSDARPWWVIGAWAAVSALFMTLASLWLRRFTRGPLELVLHRLYTGRPSRTAEPV from the coding sequence GTGAACGACGGACGACACAACACCGCGACACCCGGTGGACAACGCATCGACGCGCTCGACCTCGCACGTGGCGTAGCGATCCTCGGCACCCTCGGCACCAACATCTGGATCTTCACGGACCCGCGGGGAGCGTTCGGCTGGGTGTCCACGGACGCAGGGGAGGACTCCGGCGTCGTCGGAACCCTTCTACTGACACTGTCGAACGGGAAGTTCCTCGCACTACTGTCCATCCTGTTCGGTGTGGGTCTCGAACTGCAGTACCGCTCAGCGCTGCGCAGGGGGCGGCGCTGGCCCGGCCGGTACCTGCTGCGGGCGACACTGCTGTTGTTCGAGGGCCTGGTCCACTACCTGCTGATCTTCGAGTTCGACGTGCTCACGGGTTACGCGCTCGTGTCGGTGCACGTGGCGTTCCTGGTGTCCCGCAGTGACCGGATGCGACGCGGCTGGCTGGCACTGGCGGGCGTGGTGCACGTGGCGCTGGTCGGGCTGCTGACGTTGGCCGCGCATGCCGGTCAGCTCTCGCTCAGCGCCGAGGACACCGACACCGGCAGGCACCTGTACGGCTCGGCGAGCTGGGCCGAACAGGTCGTCGCCCGCATCGAGGAGGCCGCGTACTTCCGCAGCGAACTGGTCATCATCATCCCGTTGTCCACGATGTTGTTCCTCGCCGGGATCGAAGTGCTGCGCGCGGGCACGTTCGAGGACTCCGAGCGGGGTGCTCGCGTCCGGCGTCGCATGCTGGTGGCGGGAGTCGGCGTGGGTCTTCCGCTGAACCTGGTGACCGCCTTCGCGGGCCCGGAGTGGTTCTTCGTCGACCGCTACCTCCTCCCGCCGATCGTCGCCTTCGGGCTTCTCGCCGCCGTCGTGGAGATCGCTCGGCGATCCCGCGGTGGTGGCGTGCTCCGGCGCGGACTCGTCGCGACGGGCCGCGCGGCCATGTCGTGCTACGTGTTCCAGAACCTCGTGTGCAGCGTGCTCTGCTACGGCTGGGGGTTCGGGCTCGCGACGGCACTCTCGGACGCCAGGCCGTGGTGGGTGATCGGGGCCTGGGCCGCGGTGAGCGCACTGTTCATGACCCTGGCCTCACTGTGGCTGCGACGCTTCACCCGTGGCCCGCTGGAACTCGTCCTGCACCGCCTGTACACGGGGCGGCCGAGCCGGACCGCCGAGCCCGTGTGA
- a CDS encoding response regulator transcription factor, producing the protein MSIRVVVADDQQLVREGLVALLELMDDVTVVGQAADGRGVLDVLGRKACDVVLMDLRMPVLDGVATTREVRSRHPGVAVLVLTTYSDDDSIRAALTAGARGYLTKDAGRVEIHAALRAVVAGQATFTADVSHRLVAALTQRPRPDVSPEALTAREREVLALIGAGLSNRDIARRLHIAQTTVKTHINNAFAKIGARNRADAVRYAYHAGLVDD; encoded by the coding sequence ATGAGCATCCGCGTCGTCGTCGCCGACGACCAGCAGCTCGTGCGCGAGGGGTTGGTCGCGTTGCTGGAGCTCATGGACGACGTCACCGTGGTCGGACAGGCCGCCGACGGACGAGGAGTGCTCGACGTGCTCGGGCGCAAGGCATGCGACGTGGTCCTCATGGATCTGCGCATGCCGGTTCTCGACGGGGTCGCCACGACCAGGGAGGTGCGCTCCAGGCATCCCGGGGTGGCTGTGCTCGTGCTGACCACCTACTCCGACGACGACTCCATCCGCGCGGCACTCACCGCGGGAGCGCGCGGATACCTGACGAAGGACGCGGGCCGTGTCGAGATCCACGCCGCCCTGAGGGCCGTGGTCGCCGGGCAGGCCACCTTCACCGCCGACGTGTCACATCGACTGGTGGCAGCCCTGACACAGCGGCCCCGGCCCGACGTGAGTCCGGAGGCTCTGACGGCGAGGGAACGGGAAGTGCTCGCACTCATCGGCGCCGGTCTGTCCAACCGCGACATCGCTCGCAGACTCCACATCGCCCAGACCACCGTGAAGACCCACATCAACAACGCGTTCGCCAAGATCGGCGCGCGGAACCGCGCCGACGCCGTGCGCTACGCCTACCACGCCGGTCTCGTGGACGACTGA
- a CDS encoding sensor histidine kinase gives MVAPSNFMDHHGRSWWVAEGLTLLLFGWALAEILLAGPPFWVGAALVGAFACWLAFVVLSPRLPRTAASSLAVGSLLASVALVTGELAVFVVSAMALGVYASHPAPATRTIVAVGGTNLAIATVSGLLVGADVGTLVSTALVVVVMLLIGINRRQYQLRAHQTALLLEQTRLARSEHARAAALDERTRIAREIHDVLAHSLGALRVQLEVAEAELEAGRDPASALDRVRRCRKLATDGLTEAREAVSALRRDVPALPDAIAELVDGFGRDHGVPATLRRSGPPRPVPSAATVALLGAVREALTNAAKHARGTPITVTLDHTDTAVRVVVRNPAGNTPTRGTGTGFGLTGMAERLALCGGTLTAGPDGDGWSVTAVVPARLADEPALEVEPG, from the coding sequence GTGGTGGCGCCGTCGAACTTCATGGACCACCACGGGCGGTCGTGGTGGGTCGCGGAGGGGCTGACGCTGCTGCTGTTCGGGTGGGCGCTGGCGGAGATCCTGCTGGCCGGGCCACCTTTCTGGGTGGGGGCGGCGCTCGTCGGCGCGTTCGCGTGCTGGCTGGCGTTCGTCGTGCTGTCTCCGCGTCTACCCCGCACGGCGGCGAGTTCCCTGGCAGTGGGCTCACTGCTCGCGTCGGTGGCGCTGGTGACGGGTGAGCTGGCCGTGTTCGTGGTGTCGGCGATGGCCCTCGGGGTCTACGCCTCCCACCCGGCACCCGCGACGCGCACGATAGTGGCGGTGGGCGGGACCAACCTCGCCATCGCCACGGTGTCGGGGCTGCTCGTGGGCGCAGACGTCGGCACGCTCGTGTCCACGGCGCTCGTCGTGGTGGTGATGCTGTTGATCGGGATCAACCGCAGGCAGTACCAGCTTCGCGCCCACCAGACGGCACTGCTTCTGGAACAGACCCGCCTGGCGCGCAGCGAACACGCCCGCGCGGCGGCGCTGGACGAACGTACGCGCATCGCACGGGAGATCCACGACGTCCTCGCCCACTCCCTGGGTGCCCTGCGCGTCCAGTTGGAGGTCGCCGAGGCGGAGTTGGAGGCGGGCAGGGACCCGGCGTCGGCGCTGGATCGGGTACGCCGGTGTCGCAAACTCGCCACCGACGGGCTCACCGAGGCACGGGAGGCGGTGTCGGCGTTGCGCCGTGACGTGCCCGCCCTCCCCGACGCGATCGCCGAGCTCGTCGACGGCTTCGGTCGTGACCACGGCGTGCCCGCGACCCTGCGCCGGTCCGGACCACCGCGACCGGTACCGTCCGCCGCGACGGTGGCCCTGCTCGGCGCCGTTCGCGAAGCCCTGACCAACGCCGCGAAGCACGCGCGGGGAACACCGATCACGGTCACCCTCGACCACACCGACACGGCCGTCCGGGTGGTGGTGCGCAACCCGGCGGGGAACACGCCCACGCGCGGCACCGGGACCGGTTTCGGCCTCACCGGCATGGCCGAACGGCTCGCCCTCTGCGGCGGAACGTTGACGGCAGGTCCCGACGGCGACGGTTGGTCGGTCACCGCCGTCGTCCCCGCCCGGCTCGCCGACGAACCCGCGCTGGAGGTCGAACCCGGATGA
- a CDS encoding MerR family transcriptional regulator, with translation MVGQRALRPVDLARAAGVSTQQIRNYADAGILPPAPRTPTGYRVFSQRHRDALLTYRALVVGAGPQAAQELMAAANAGDRNLVLALLDAVHADLHETRRSLKEMAEALEAVARQDAAPPPHTDLRIGDVARHLGVRTSALRVWETEGLLKPRREKGTRYRVFSPTDVREAQMIHMLRQVRYPLPRIGPVLDALRQTGSTEALLAAVATRTDEVNRRATALLEASALLHTYLSEARDDAGEQGDGGSVTGTAERGRTPAREH, from the coding sequence ATGGTGGGACAGCGAGCGCTGCGGCCGGTGGACCTCGCCCGCGCCGCCGGTGTCTCGACACAGCAGATCCGCAACTACGCCGACGCGGGCATCCTGCCTCCGGCCCCACGCACCCCGACGGGCTACCGGGTGTTCTCCCAGCGCCACAGGGACGCGCTGCTGACCTACCGCGCGCTCGTGGTGGGTGCCGGCCCACAGGCCGCGCAGGAGCTCATGGCCGCGGCCAACGCCGGTGACCGGAACCTCGTGCTGGCGTTGCTGGACGCCGTCCACGCCGACCTGCACGAGACACGCCGCTCGCTGAAGGAGATGGCCGAGGCGCTGGAGGCTGTCGCGCGGCAGGACGCCGCACCTCCCCCGCACACCGACCTGCGTATCGGTGACGTGGCGCGTCACCTCGGCGTACGCACCTCCGCTCTGCGCGTGTGGGAGACCGAGGGTCTCCTGAAGCCCCGCCGCGAGAAGGGCACGCGGTACCGGGTGTTCTCCCCCACCGACGTGCGTGAAGCGCAGATGATCCACATGCTGCGCCAGGTGCGGTACCCGTTGCCCCGGATCGGTCCCGTGCTCGACGCGCTGCGGCAGACCGGAAGTACGGAGGCGTTGCTCGCGGCTGTGGCCACCCGCACCGACGAGGTGAACCGCAGGGCCACGGCGCTGCTCGAAGCGTCCGCGCTGCTGCACACCTACCTGTCCGAGGCGAGGGACGACGCCGGCGAGCAAGGTGACGGCGGGAGCGTGACCGGCACGGCCGAACGTGGGCGGACCCCGGCGAGGGAGCACTGA
- a CDS encoding WGxxGxxG family protein — translation MRTRRTVAAAAAALLVPLAGGAFAHADTGREGTLAQQQQQQEEVDTDSDWEWIGIFGLLGLLGLVPRRRTTERTAHEPGRGARP, via the coding sequence ATGCGTACTCGGCGAACGGTGGCCGCGGCCGCGGCCGCGCTGCTCGTTCCACTGGCCGGAGGGGCGTTCGCCCATGCCGACACCGGGCGGGAGGGCACTCTCGCCCAGCAGCAGCAACAGCAGGAGGAGGTCGACACCGACAGCGACTGGGAGTGGATCGGCATTTTCGGTCTGCTCGGCCTGCTCGGCCTCGTCCCCCGCAGGCGCACCACGGAGCGCACCGCCCACGAGCCGGGCCGGGGAGCTCGCCCCTAG